The Apium graveolens cultivar Ventura chromosome 6, ASM990537v1, whole genome shotgun sequence genome contains a region encoding:
- the LOC141664434 gene encoding uncharacterized protein LOC141664434 yields the protein MDTNKGKGRSMGLSYPTLTKCNYTTWALKMKVIMQTHLVWEAIEVNDPKAVCDEMTDKIALAMVYQGIFEEMLLSIAEKKKAKDAWLAIKTLCQGADRAKMAKIQTLKSKFESLVMKDTEHVDDFSMKLSGIVTNIRAMGEVLDESYVVKKNLLAISSRFLQIVSTMEQFSNMETLTVEEFVGSLKAHEERTKGMSESSGGQSSGGQLLMTEEEWSKKEKEEGKLLLTREEWLKRNERNRGDSASNGKGRSGRDKSKVRCFNCFGYGHYAAECKKPKRTREVRQEANMAQIEDEEPALLLEKHTEEDKDLVLLNESEVLPKLNSSVDKRNVESSIWYLDNGASNHMT from the coding sequence ATGGACACAAACAAGGGAAAAGGTAGATCAATGGGACTTAGTTACCCGACGTTGACTAAGTGTAACTACACTACGTGGGCTCTCAAGATGAAGGTGATAATGCAGACTCACTTGGTGTGGGAGGCAATAGAGGTTAATGATCCAAAGGCGGTTTGTGATGAAATGACTGATAAGATCGCGTTGGCGATGGTTTATCAAGGAATCTTTGAGGAGATGTTGCTCTCGATTGCTGAGAAGAAAAAGGCTAAGGATGCTTGGCTGGCGATTAAGACATTATGCCAAGGAGCTGACAGAGCTAAAATGGCTAAGATACAGACTCTAAAATCGAAGTTTGAATCGTTAGTAATGAAGGACACAGAACACGTTGATGATTTTAGTATGAAGCTGTCTGGAATCGTTACCAATATTCGGGCTATGGGAGAGGTTTTGGATGAGTCATATGTGGTCAAAAAAAATTTGCTGGCAATTTCAAGTAGATTTTTACAGATAGTCTCAACCATGGAACAATTCAGTAACATGGAGACACTAACTGTGGAAGAGTTCGTGGGATCCTTGAAGGCTCATGAAGAACGAACGAAGGGAATGTCTGAGAGTTCTGGAGGTCAGAGTTCTGGTGGGCAACTGCTTATGACGGAGGAAGAATGGTCTaagaaagaaaaggaagaagGAAAACTTCTTCTAACCAGGGAAGAATGGTTAAAGAGGAATGAACGAAACAGAGGTGATAGTGCTTCAAACGGAAAGGGACGGAGTGGTCGAGATAAAAGCAAGGTCAGATGTTTTAATTGCTTTGGTTATGGCCATTATGCGGCTGAATGTAAGAAACCCAAAAGGACACGAGAAGTGAGACAGGAGGCAAATATGGCTCAGATTGAAGATGAAGAACCCGCGTTGTTACTGGAAAAACACACAGAGGAAGATAAAGACTTAGTACTGCTGAATGAGAGTGAAGTTCTGCCAAAACTGAACTCAAGCGTCGATAAAAGGAATGTGGAATCAAGTATTTGGTACTTGGACAATGGAGCAAGCAATCACATGACATGA
- the LOC141667342 gene encoding putative aspartyl aminopeptidase, translating into MERSVASDLVDFLNASPTAFHAVEEAKRQLKNGGYEQISEKEDWNLQAGKKYFFTRNYSTIVAFAIGKKYVAGNGSYIIGAHTDSPCLKLKPISKVAKGGFLQVGVQLYGGGLWHTWFDRDLTVAGRMIIKQGKDDSASYTHRLVRIEEPILRIPTLAIHLDRDVNDGFKVNKHSHLVPILATSIKAELNKPVTENSDVGALPTDGKNSPEKHHSLLLKLLATQASCEPDEICDFELQACDTQPSLIAGAMKEFIFSGRLDNLCMSFCSLKALIDITSSESSLENETGVRMVALFDHEEVGSNSAQGAGSPVMLDALSRITSSFSSDSKLLKIAIQRSFIVSADMAHALHPNYMDKHEENHQPKMHSGLVIKHNANQRYATNAVTSFMFREIAQKHKIPIQDFVVRNDMGCGSTIGPILASGMGIRTVDVGGPQLSMHSIREMCAVDDVKHAYEHFKAYFLEISALDAKLRVD; encoded by the exons ATGGAGAGATCAGTTGCTTCCGATCTGGTAGACTTTTTAAACGCTTCCCCCACTGCTTTTCACGCTGTTG AGGAGGCAAAAAGGCAATTGAAAAATGGTGGGTATGAGCAGATTTCTGAGAAGGAAGATTGGAATTTACAAGCAGGCAAGAAGTATTTTTTCACCAGGAATTATTCTACTATTGTAGCTTTTGCTATTGGCAAAAA ATATGTTGCTGGAAATGGAAGCTATATAATTGGTGCTCATACTGACAGTCCGTGTTTGAAATTGAAGCCTATTTCCAAG GTGGCAAAAGGTGGTTTCTTGCAAGTTGGTGTGCAGTTATATGGAGGTGGTCTGTGGCATACATGGTTTGATCGAGACCTGACTGTTGCCGGAAGAATGATTATCAAACAAGGGAAAGATGACTCTGCATCGTACACCCATCGACTTGTTAGAATCGAGGAGCCTATTTTGCGGATCCCAACTTTGGCAATTCACCTAGACAG GGATGTTAATGATGGATTTAAGGTGAATAAACACAGCCATCTTGTTCCTATCCTGGCAACATCAATTAAG GCAGAGCTCAATAAACCGGTTACTGAGAATAGTGATGTAGGTGCACTTCCTACTGATGGAAAGAACTCTCCTGAGAAACATCATTCGCTTCTTCTAAAA CTTCTTGCGACTCAAGCTAGCTGCGAGCCAGATGAGATATGTGATTTTGAATTGCAAGCATGTGATACTCAACCAAGTCTAATAGCCGGTGCCATGAAAGAATTTATATTCTCCGGAAGACTTGACAACTTGTGCATGTCATTTTGCTCTTTAAAG GCGTTGATAGACATTACCTCTTCCGAAAGTAGTCTTGAGAATGAGACTGGTGTGAGGATGGTTGCGCTGTTTGACCACGAGGAAGTTGGATCTAATTCAGCCCAGGGAGCTGGATCTCCGGTCATGCTGGACGCTCTTTCCCGAATCACAAGTTCCTTTAGTTCTGATTCTAAG CTACTGAAGATAGCTATACAAAGGAGTTTTATTGTGTCGGCAGACATGGCACATGCATTGCATCCAAATTATATG GACAAACATGAAGAAAATCATCAGCCCAAAATGCATAGTGGACTTGTGATTAAACACAATGCAAATCAACGTTATGCGACTAATGCTGTCACTTCTTTCATGTTTAGGGAAATAGCACAGAAGCACAAGATTCCTATTCAG GATTTTGTGGTTCGCAATGACATGGGATGTGGTTCGACCATTGGTCCGATTCTGGCAAGTGGTATGGGAATTCGTACAGTTGATGTTGGCGGTCCTCAGCTATCAATGCATAGTATAAGAGAGATGTGTGCGGTTGATGATGTGAAGCATGCTTATGAACATTTCAAGGCGTACTTTCTAGAAATCTCGGCCCTTGATGCCAAACTTAGAGTGGATTAA
- the LOC141668212 gene encoding adenylate kinase 4 produces the protein MAVNLEDVATVDLMTETLRRLKCSTKPDKRLILVGPPGSGKGTQSPIIKDEYCLCHLATGDMLRAAVAAKTPLGIEAKEAMDKGALVSDDLVVGIIDEALKKPSCQKGFILDGFPRTVVQAKKLDEMLEKRGVKVDKVLNFAIDDSILEERITGRWIHPASGRTYHTKFAPPKVPGVDDVTGESLIQRKDDTAAVLKSRLDAFHRQTEPVIDYYNKKNVVANLHAEKPPEAVTAEVQKALS, from the exons ATGGCAGTGAACTTGGAAGATGTGGCAACTGTAGATCTAATGACTGAGACTCTTCGTCGCTTGAAGTGCTCTACTAAACCTGACAAGCGTCTCATTCTTGTTG GACCCCCTGGATCAGGAAAAGGAACACAATCACCAATTATTAAGGACGAGTATTGCTTGTGCCACTTGGCCACTGGTGACATGCTGAGAGCTGCTGTAGCTGCTAAAACTCCTCTAGGCATTGAAGCTAAGGAAGCTATGGACAAG GGAGCACTTGTCTCTGATGACTTAGTTGTAGGAATAATAGATGAAGCTTTGAAGAAACCTTCATGCCAAAAAGGATTCATTCTTGATGGGTTTCCAAGGACTGTGGTTCAAGCAAAAAAG CTTGATGAGATGCTTGAGAAGCGAGGAGTTAAAGTTGATAAGGTGCTTAACTTTGCAATTGATGACTCGATTTTGGAAGAGAGGATTACTGGGCGTTGGATCCATCCTGCAAGTGGTCGGACCTACCACACAAAATTTGCACCTCCCAAAGTTCCTGGAGTTGATGAT GTCACTGGCGAATCTTTGATTCAACGCAAGGATGATACTGCAGCAGTTCTTAAGTCGAGGCTGGACGCATTTCATAGACAGACTGAACCT GTTATAGATTACTATAACAAGAAGAATGTAGTTGCGAACCTTCACGCTGAGAAACCACCGGAAGCTGTGACAGCCGAGGTTCAGAAGGCGCTTTCTTAG